A region of Saccharococcus thermophilus DNA encodes the following proteins:
- a CDS encoding HAMP domain-containing histidine kinase has protein sequence MKLFLREHIPLTVFHLLHAVFLLSIVYLYMLEQSFHPSFGMFAYLFVISFVCIVMFLAWRYWRQSHAYRFLSSNLRQLDTSTHPFSGSPLLLAFQKLLHSQYRYYIQEIQILHKKMDDTSLFMNQWVHQMKTPVSVMDLLLQNFDIQDQSDREFVNSMREELERLQHGLELALYSERIKRFSHDFHVKRLPLKTMVNHVIEHYKRSLIRNRIHPIVEIPETIFVETDQKWFQFALSQIVTNAIKYSKNVSNQILLSAVQRENNVFLSVQDFGVGIPKQDIGRVFEPFFTGMNGRRFRESTGMGLYLVKQIVDHLGHGIAISSEEGKGTTVTITFYNVTKM, from the coding sequence ATGAAATTGTTTTTGCGCGAACATATTCCGCTGACCGTCTTTCATCTCCTTCACGCTGTATTTTTGCTATCGATTGTGTATTTATATATGCTCGAACAATCCTTTCATCCATCTTTTGGCATGTTTGCTTATCTTTTTGTTATCAGCTTTGTGTGCATTGTAATGTTTTTAGCATGGCGTTATTGGCGGCAATCCCATGCATATCGTTTTTTATCGTCCAACTTGCGGCAGTTAGACACAAGCACGCACCCTTTTAGCGGGTCTCCGCTACTGCTTGCTTTTCAAAAACTTCTCCACTCGCAATATCGTTATTACATACAAGAAATACAAATATTGCATAAAAAAATGGACGATACGTCATTATTTATGAACCAATGGGTTCATCAGATGAAAACGCCGGTTTCTGTCATGGATTTGCTTTTGCAAAACTTTGACATTCAAGACCAATCCGACCGGGAGTTTGTTAATAGCATGCGCGAAGAACTCGAACGATTGCAGCATGGATTGGAGCTGGCCCTGTATTCGGAACGAATAAAGCGGTTTTCCCACGATTTTCATGTAAAGCGGCTGCCGCTGAAAACAATGGTCAACCATGTCATTGAACATTACAAACGCTCTTTGATTCGCAATCGCATTCACCCCATCGTGGAAATTCCCGAAACGATTTTCGTAGAAACGGATCAAAAATGGTTTCAGTTCGCTCTTAGCCAAATCGTCACCAATGCCATCAAATATTCAAAAAACGTCAGCAACCAAATCTTGCTTTCTGCTGTTCAACGCGAAAACAACGTATTTTTGTCCGTTCAAGACTTTGGAGTCGGCATTCCAAAACAAGATATCGGACGCGTATTTGAACCTTTTTTCACTGGAATGAATGGGCGCAGGTTTCGCGAATCCACCGGAATGGGATTATACCTTGTCAAACAAATTGTTGACCATCTTGGCCACGGAATTGCCATTTCTTCTGAAGAAGGAAAAGGAACGACCGTCACGATCACTTTTTACAATGTGACAAAAATGTAA
- a CDS encoding amidase domain-containing protein — translation MKKQLQHLLTKRAQLFVSIRDDMMEEAVERKRQLCEKRGAEMVRCTIHCQVVGRHVMENEARLTYLAHYQFLIKHGSKMYVEEQIEERQAYFMHGELIKDEKVSKADERMDSPRLEREMPVDERISYEYNRAKAVRYAETWWNNYNPAFPRFEVDCTNFISQCLYAGGAPMTGYPNRAKGWWCKNNNWSYSWAVANSFRWYLSGSRVGLQAVEVSSPEQLMAGDVICYDFQGDGRFDHSTIVVAKDKDGMPLVNAHTTNSRMRYWSYEDSSAYTPKIRYKFFHIIDRK, via the coding sequence GTGAAAAAGCAACTACAACATTTGCTTACAAAGCGGGCGCAGCTATTTGTTTCCATAAGGGACGATATGATGGAAGAAGCGGTGGAGAGAAAACGGCAGCTATGTGAAAAACGCGGGGCGGAAATGGTTCGTTGTACGATCCATTGCCAAGTTGTAGGCAGGCATGTAATGGAAAACGAAGCAAGGCTTACTTATCTCGCACATTATCAGTTTTTGATCAAGCATGGCAGCAAGATGTATGTGGAGGAGCAAATAGAGGAAAGACAGGCGTATTTTATGCACGGAGAATTAATAAAGGATGAAAAGGTGAGCAAAGCGGATGAGAGAATGGATTCTCCGCGTTTAGAACGCGAGATGCCAGTGGATGAACGAATTTCGTATGAATATAATCGGGCAAAGGCGGTGCGTTATGCGGAAACATGGTGGAACAACTACAATCCAGCGTTTCCACGGTTTGAGGTAGATTGCACGAATTTTATTTCCCAATGTTTATACGCAGGTGGAGCGCCGATGACTGGATATCCAAATCGCGCCAAAGGATGGTGGTGCAAAAACAACAATTGGAGCTATAGTTGGGCGGTGGCAAATTCTTTCCGTTGGTACTTAAGCGGATCACGTGTTGGATTACAAGCGGTTGAAGTATCGTCACCAGAACAATTGATGGCTGGAGATGTTATTTGTTATGATTTTCAAGGGGACGGCCGTTTTGATCATTCGACGATCGTTGTGGCGAAGGATAAAGATGGGATGCCGCTAGTAAATGCACATACTACCAACAGCCGCATGCGTTACTGGTCGTACGAAGATTCTAGTGCGTACACACCAAAGATTCGCTACAAGTTTTTTCATATTATCGACCGAAAATAA
- a CDS encoding potassium channel family protein → MEYAFLGIITTVLIASITSIWTTSAKAARRISLEHLFVLIQWYITMMLGFGLIYMVLQLNGHNVFTPSANGAANECFSILQDSLYLSGITLLSVGYGDVTPMGIGRWIAIIEALLGYIMPAVLVARTMLDEDSANRCN, encoded by the coding sequence ATGGAGTATGCATTCCTCGGGATTATTACGACAGTATTGATTGCAAGCATTACGTCTATTTGGACGACAAGCGCAAAAGCGGCCCGTCGCATTTCCTTAGAACATTTATTTGTCCTTATTCAGTGGTATATCACGATGATGCTAGGTTTTGGGCTTATATATATGGTGCTTCAACTGAATGGGCATAACGTATTTACCCCATCCGCGAATGGAGCAGCGAATGAATGTTTTTCTATACTTCAAGATAGCCTTTATTTAAGTGGAATCACGTTGTTGTCAGTTGGATATGGAGACGTTACACCAATGGGGATTGGAAGATGGATTGCTATCATTGAAGCTTTGTTAGGTTATATTATGCCTGCTGTGCTTGTTGCTCGAACAATGCTGGACGAGGACAGCGCTAATCGTTGCAATTGA
- a CDS encoding B3/B4 domain-containing protein yields MEAIVANTLKQIIPEFKVGIIRYHHIVVDDSPQMLKGRLQLFQESIYFDLQETAIADIPELAEWRKVFKTIGTDPSRYRPSSESLYRRIQKKSFISTIHSAADVNNFFSLYYKIPIGIYDLDKLEGPITIDIGTEQDEYMAINGRTVNFSRKLVSKDMRGPFGSPIVDSERTAVTKETKNALQIVYLLPSTPREQCERILGSMKNMFFQIHGGEATFKLLI; encoded by the coding sequence ATGGAAGCGATTGTTGCCAACACGCTTAAACAAATAATCCCCGAATTTAAAGTTGGGATTATCCGTTATCATCATATCGTCGTGGACGATTCTCCGCAAATGCTAAAAGGAAGACTCCAATTATTTCAAGAATCGATTTATTTTGATCTGCAGGAAACTGCTATTGCCGATATTCCTGAGTTAGCGGAATGGCGTAAAGTCTTTAAAACCATTGGTACGGACCCAAGCAGATACCGTCCTTCTTCTGAGAGTTTATATCGGCGGATTCAGAAGAAAAGTTTTATCTCAACGATTCATTCCGCAGCCGACGTAAATAATTTCTTTTCGCTGTATTATAAAATTCCAATCGGGATTTATGACCTCGATAAACTGGAAGGACCTATTACAATTGATATCGGAACCGAGCAAGATGAATATATGGCGATTAATGGGCGCACCGTCAACTTTTCCCGCAAACTCGTGTCGAAAGATATGCGCGGACCTTTCGGCAGTCCGATTGTCGATTCCGAGCGGACCGCTGTAACAAAAGAAACAAAAAACGCCTTGCAAATTGTCTATTTATTGCCTTCTACGCCACGAGAACAATGTGAAAGAATATTGGGGTCAATGAAAAACATGTTTTTTCAAATTCATGGCGGAGAAGCAACGTTTAAATTATTAATATAA
- a CDS encoding IS1182 family transposase produces the protein MYIYYNRDQLILPMDLEILIPEHHLCRIVDLAVEKMDPALLVSLYPGGGRPAYHPKMMLKVILYAYANRIYSSRQIAKQLKENIYFMWLSGHQTPDFRTINRFRSERMKDVIYETFFSIVDLLRQEGFVKLEDYFLDGTKIEANANKYTFVWRKSTEKYDQKLEEKFRQIVASIEQVAKEDEEAEQEGDFQEKLEASPITSEKIEAVIEQVEERLKKEPKNRTLKKAKRQLEQDLLPRKKKYEEYKEVLGERNSFSKTDPDATFMRMKDDHMKNGQLKPGYNVQIGTENQFIVGFSVHQRAGDAGCFIPHLEQLAAYGRPMPKRAIADSAYGSEENYTYCEKKKIVALIKYNTLDREQTKAWAREIGRIENMTYDEELDEWICAKGERLVFVYERKETTDNGYVTVKRTYRCTACAGCPFQTACAKGKDTKTIRVSLKNQQQRQEIRERLSTEEGAATYRRRQIENEPVFGQIKHNQQFQRFLLRGLPKITVEWGLICAAHNLRKWAATVHPIKRKRENIRG, from the coding sequence ATGTACATTTATTATAACCGAGATCAACTCATTTTGCCAATGGATCTTGAAATTCTCATTCCGGAACATCATCTTTGCCGGATCGTGGATCTGGCAGTGGAAAAAATGGATCCGGCTCTGCTCGTTTCCCTCTATCCTGGTGGAGGCCGCCCAGCCTATCATCCGAAAATGATGTTGAAAGTCATCCTGTATGCCTACGCCAATCGGATCTACTCCTCTCGCCAAATCGCCAAGCAGTTGAAAGAAAACATTTACTTTATGTGGCTATCCGGCCATCAAACACCGGATTTCCGCACGATCAACCGATTTCGCTCGGAACGGATGAAGGACGTCATTTACGAAACGTTTTTCTCCATTGTTGATCTTCTGCGTCAAGAAGGGTTCGTCAAACTAGAGGATTACTTTCTGGATGGAACGAAAATCGAGGCCAATGCCAACAAATACACGTTCGTTTGGCGCAAATCAACGGAAAAGTACGATCAGAAGCTGGAGGAGAAATTCCGGCAAATCGTTGCCTCGATCGAACAGGTGGCGAAAGAAGATGAAGAGGCGGAACAAGAAGGGGATTTTCAAGAAAAACTGGAAGCTTCACCGATTACGTCCGAAAAGATCGAAGCCGTAATCGAACAAGTGGAAGAACGCCTAAAGAAAGAGCCGAAGAATCGCACGTTAAAGAAAGCAAAACGGCAATTGGAGCAAGATCTTCTCCCCCGTAAGAAGAAGTATGAAGAATACAAAGAAGTGTTGGGCGAACGGAACAGCTTTTCGAAAACGGATCCGGATGCGACATTCATGCGGATGAAAGACGACCATATGAAAAATGGGCAGCTAAAACCGGGATACAATGTACAAATAGGAACAGAAAACCAATTTATCGTTGGGTTTAGCGTGCATCAACGGGCGGGGGATGCCGGATGTTTCATTCCACATTTGGAGCAATTGGCCGCCTATGGACGACCAATGCCCAAACGGGCCATTGCGGATTCCGCCTATGGGAGTGAGGAGAACTACACGTACTGCGAGAAAAAGAAGATCGTCGCCCTGATCAAGTACAACACGCTGGACCGGGAACAAACGAAAGCGTGGGCGAGAGAGATCGGCCGAATCGAGAACATGACGTATGATGAGGAGCTGGATGAGTGGATTTGCGCCAAAGGGGAACGGTTGGTGTTTGTGTATGAACGGAAGGAAACGACCGACAACGGGTACGTTACCGTCAAACGGACGTATCGTTGTACGGCATGTGCCGGATGCCCGTTTCAAACGGCATGCGCCAAAGGCAAAGACACGAAAACCATCCGCGTTTCTTTGAAGAATCAACAACAACGGCAGGAGATTCGGGAACGGCTGTCCACGGAAGAAGGGGCGGCGACATATCGAAGACGGCAAATCGAAAACGAGCCGGTGTTTGGGCAAATCAAGCATAACCAGCAATTCCAGCGCTTTTTGTTAAGAGGGCTCCCAAAAATTACCGTGGAATGGGGGCTTATTTGTGCTGCCCACAATTTGAGAAAGTGGGCGGCCACCGTCCACCCAATAAAAAGAAAAAGGGAGAACATACGGGGATAA
- a CDS encoding YgzB family protein: protein MGIKYSSKINKIRTFALSLIFVGVIVMYIGIFFRTSPLVMTLFMILGLLFLIASSIVYFWIGTLSTRAVQVVCPSCGKVTKMLGRVDLCMFCSEPLTLDPKLEGKEFDEKYNRKKRKS, encoded by the coding sequence ATGGGCATTAAATATTCGAGCAAAATCAACAAAATTCGCACCTTTGCCTTAAGTTTAATTTTTGTCGGCGTCATCGTCATGTATATAGGCATTTTTTTCCGTACTTCTCCTTTAGTGATGACTCTGTTTATGATCTTAGGCCTTCTTTTCCTGATCGCCAGCAGCATTGTTTATTTCTGGATTGGAACATTGTCGACAAGAGCCGTGCAAGTTGTATGCCCGTCCTGCGGCAAAGTGACAAAAATGCTTGGCAGGGTGGATTTATGTATGTTTTGCAGTGAGCCGTTAACATTGGATCCGAAATTAGAGGGTAAAGAGTTTGATGAAAAGTATAACAGAAAAAAAAGAAAAAGCTGA
- the queG gene encoding tRNA epoxyqueuosine(34) reductase QueG translates to MNVVALKQEIIAYSKTIGIDKIGFASADPFVELKERLRRQQELGYQSGFEEPDIEKRTNPSLLLPEAKSIIAIALAYPSKMKNAPRGTRTERRGIFCRASWGKDYHDILRERLEKLEAFILEKVPQARVKSMVDTGELADRAVAERAGIGWSGKNCSIITPEFGSFVYLGEMITNIPFPPDEPIESRCGTCTKCIDACPTGALVQGGQLNAQRCIAFLTQTKGFLADEFRDKIGNRLYGCDTCQMVCPENKGKDFHLHPEMEPDPEVAKPKLIPLLHISNREFKEKFGPIAGSWRGKKPIQRNAILALAHYKDKTAIPHLLKLLREDSRPVIRGTAAWALGKIGDTSVIVDLQEASQTETDPEVLAEIEKGLQLLQASKE, encoded by the coding sequence ATGAATGTGGTGGCACTTAAACAGGAGATTATTGCATATAGCAAAACAATTGGAATTGATAAAATCGGCTTTGCCAGCGCAGATCCGTTTGTGGAGCTAAAGGAGCGGTTACGCCGCCAGCAGGAATTAGGATATCAATCGGGATTTGAAGAGCCGGATATTGAAAAGAGAACAAATCCTTCCTTGCTTTTGCCGGAAGCAAAGTCGATTATTGCCATTGCTTTGGCGTATCCATCGAAAATGAAAAACGCTCCCCGCGGCACGAGGACGGAAAGAAGAGGAATTTTTTGCCGGGCATCATGGGGGAAGGACTACCACGATATTTTGCGGGAGCGTCTTGAAAAATTAGAAGCATTTATTTTGGAAAAAGTACCACAGGCCCGCGTCAAATCCATGGTAGATACGGGGGAACTGGCAGACCGCGCTGTTGCCGAGCGCGCAGGGATTGGCTGGAGCGGGAAAAACTGTTCCATTATTACTCCCGAGTTTGGCTCCTTTGTTTATTTAGGAGAGATGATTACCAATATTCCATTTCCCCCCGATGAACCGATTGAGAGCCGCTGCGGTACGTGCACAAAGTGTATTGATGCTTGCCCGACAGGAGCGCTTGTGCAAGGCGGACAGTTAAATGCGCAGCGATGCATCGCATTTTTAACGCAAACGAAAGGCTTTTTAGCCGATGAGTTTCGCGATAAAATTGGAAACCGTTTATATGGATGCGATACGTGCCAAATGGTTTGTCCGGAAAATAAGGGAAAAGATTTTCACTTACACCCAGAGATGGAACCAGATCCGGAAGTAGCAAAACCAAAGCTAATCCCGCTTTTGCATATCAGCAACCGCGAATTTAAAGAAAAATTTGGTCCGATTGCCGGATCGTGGCGCGGGAAAAAACCGATTCAACGCAATGCCATTTTAGCTTTAGCACATTATAAGGATAAAACAGCTATCCCGCATTTGTTAAAGTTATTAAGAGAAGACAGCCGTCCGGTCATTCGCGGTACGGCAGCATGGGCGCTCGGAAAAATTGGCGATACAAGCGTAATTGTGGATTTACAAGAAGCGAGCCAAACAGAAACAGACCCGGAAGTTCTTGCCGAAATAGAAAAAGGACTGCAATTGTTGCAAGCATCGAAAGAATAG
- the bcp gene encoding thioredoxin-dependent thiol peroxidase: MSLQVGQLAPDFTLPASNGEMVSLSDFRGKHVVLYFYPKDMTPGCTTEACDFRDHHEQFAKLNAVILGVSTDSLERHKKFIEKYELPFLLLADEHHEVAEMYGVWKQKKNFGKEYMGIERSTFIIDRDGKLVKEWRGVKVKGHVEEALEYISKNLH; this comes from the coding sequence ATGTCATTGCAAGTTGGGCAACTAGCACCGGATTTTACATTGCCGGCAAGCAACGGGGAAATGGTTTCCCTTTCGGATTTCCGCGGCAAACATGTCGTATTATATTTTTACCCGAAAGATATGACGCCGGGATGCACGACAGAAGCATGCGATTTTCGCGACCATCACGAGCAATTTGCCAAGTTGAACGCGGTCATTTTAGGAGTGAGTACCGATTCACTCGAGCGGCATAAAAAGTTTATCGAAAAGTACGAACTGCCGTTTCTGCTGCTTGCCGATGAACATCATGAAGTAGCAGAAATGTACGGCGTTTGGAAGCAAAAGAAAAATTTTGGCAAAGAATATATGGGCATCGAGCGGTCTACGTTTATTATCGATCGTGACGGCAAGCTCGTAAAAGAATGGAGAGGCGTCAAAGTAAAGGGCCATGTCGAGGAGGCGCTCGAGTATATCTCTAAAAATTTGCATTAA
- the perR gene encoding peroxide-responsive transcriptional repressor PerR: protein MTVSDNQQLKEALDMLKQTGIRITPQRHAILEYLINSMSHPTADEIYKALEGKFPNMSVATVYNNLRVFKEIGLVKELTYGDASSRFDFVTSNHYHVICEQCGKIVDFHYPALDEVEQLAAHVIGFKVDHHRMEIYGTCPDCQKSGHRQH, encoded by the coding sequence ATGACGGTGTCTGACAACCAGCAGTTAAAAGAAGCGCTTGATATGTTAAAGCAGACGGGAATACGCATCACTCCGCAACGTCATGCGATATTGGAATATTTGATTAATTCGATGTCACATCCGACGGCAGATGAAATATATAAAGCGCTGGAAGGAAAATTTCCAAACATGAGCGTAGCAACCGTCTATAATAATTTGCGCGTTTTTAAAGAGATCGGGTTGGTGAAAGAATTGACATATGGTGATGCATCAAGCCGTTTTGATTTTGTCACGTCAAATCATTACCATGTTATTTGTGAACAATGCGGCAAAATTGTTGATTTCCATTATCCAGCGTTGGATGAAGTGGAGCAGCTTGCCGCACATGTAATCGGATTTAAAGTAGATCATCACCGTATGGAGATCTACGGAACATGTCCGGATTGCCAGAAAAGCGGACATCGCCAACATTAA
- a CDS encoding nucleotidyltransferase-like protein, with amino-acid sequence MEDLLRPIYQKWASRRDTLGILMIEKKANNSAVTDTFDTVLLVVTIDGSTPVFMKHYALGEEKAALYVVSEAQLNEWLLLGSHRKVIDWIFNGKVLFDRNDYIHHLRNRMKEFPEETRQLKMGLEFAKLIRRYIDGRAFFHAGQLLDAYNHVIHALHHLARLAVIEQGFYPEVTVWNQIKQIDAQIYKLYEELVSGEEPLQKRLELLFLASEFLIHSRISSGAAHLCKVLGEKEGAWSIAEIVQHPALSPYSVDLIIMLEYLVERKILSVEEIPTKSRHIYHRYYSMQNK; translated from the coding sequence ATGGAGGATTTGCTTCGTCCCATCTACCAAAAATGGGCTAGCCGCCGGGATACATTAGGAATTTTAATGATTGAAAAGAAAGCAAATAATTCGGCAGTCACTGATACGTTTGATACCGTTTTATTAGTAGTTACCATTGATGGGTCTACTCCCGTATTTATGAAGCATTATGCGTTAGGGGAAGAAAAAGCGGCTTTATATGTAGTTAGTGAAGCGCAGCTAAATGAATGGCTTCTTCTTGGTTCCCATCGAAAAGTGATTGACTGGATATTCAACGGGAAAGTTTTGTTTGACCGAAATGATTATATACATCATCTACGAAACCGTATGAAGGAATTTCCAGAAGAAACGCGGCAATTAAAAATGGGATTGGAATTTGCAAAGTTGATTCGCCGCTATATAGATGGAAGGGCGTTTTTTCATGCAGGGCAACTGTTAGATGCATATAATCATGTTATTCATGCCTTACACCACCTAGCAAGACTGGCAGTTATCGAACAAGGGTTTTATCCAGAAGTAACGGTATGGAATCAAATAAAACAAATAGATGCACAAATTTACAAGTTGTATGAAGAGCTTGTGAGCGGCGAAGAACCATTGCAAAAACGGTTAGAGCTTTTATTTTTAGCAAGCGAATTTTTGATTCATTCGCGAATTTCATCAGGAGCTGCCCATTTGTGCAAAGTGTTAGGTGAAAAAGAAGGAGCATGGAGCATTGCCGAAATTGTGCAGCATCCGGCGCTTTCCCCGTATTCTGTAGATCTTATTATCATGTTGGAATATTTAGTGGAGAGAAAAATTTTGTCCGTAGAAGAGATACCGACAAAAAGTCGTCATATATATCATCGTTATTATTCAATGCAAAACAAATAG
- a CDS encoding IS982 family transposase yields MQEHFHFTTDRVKLQKQYASILLFVSAQLSSIQIHLQRRNRHLLKQKDEVIITIHVLGKLLGFTSERAWHRFVIGNLFPKALFPERSRYNRRCRALSFAIKWIRHQLAKRGQHHAYAVVDSLPIELCHSARMHRVKRFRGIADIGYCASKRITFYGLKLHLQVTDQGLPMGYVVTEASCHDRVAAETVMTQIPHPYNLGDKGYISQKLQKKLYEEHRVAFWTPVRKNQRIRQSDAWKQWMKRKRKVVETVFSILVDSYRITEIRANSVSGFETALDGILLAYSLVVLGLVEC; encoded by the coding sequence ATGCAAGAGCACTTTCATTTTACAACAGATCGTGTCAAACTTCAAAAACAATATGCATCGATTTTGCTTTTTGTATCGGCTCAACTATCGAGTATCCAGATTCATCTTCAACGTCGAAATCGTCATTTGTTGAAACAGAAAGACGAAGTCATCATCACCATCCATGTCCTTGGAAAGTTGTTGGGCTTCACTTCCGAACGGGCTTGGCACCGGTTTGTGATTGGGAATTTGTTTCCCAAGGCCTTGTTCCCTGAGCGTTCTCGGTACAACCGTCGCTGCCGAGCGCTTAGCTTTGCGATCAAGTGGATTCGACACCAGTTGGCCAAGCGCGGGCAACACCATGCGTATGCGGTCGTGGACAGCTTGCCGATCGAGCTGTGTCATTCAGCTCGAATGCATCGCGTCAAACGATTCCGTGGAATTGCCGATATTGGCTATTGTGCTTCCAAAAGGATCACTTTCTATGGGTTGAAACTTCACCTGCAGGTCACCGACCAAGGGCTTCCGATGGGATATGTTGTCACCGAAGCGTCTTGTCACGACCGGGTGGCCGCTGAAACCGTCATGACGCAAATTCCACATCCGTATAACCTCGGTGACAAAGGGTATATCAGCCAAAAGCTGCAAAAGAAGCTGTACGAAGAGCACCGGGTCGCTTTTTGGACGCCCGTTCGAAAAAATCAGCGAATTCGCCAATCGGACGCATGGAAACAGTGGATGAAGCGAAAACGTAAAGTGGTGGAAACCGTGTTTTCGATTTTAGTCGATTCGTATCGGATCACCGAGATTCGAGCGAACTCGGTTTCTGGATTTGAAACGGCGCTGGATGGTATTTTACTGGCTTACTCCCTTGTTGTTCTTGGGCTAGTTGAGTGTTAA
- a CDS encoding response regulator transcription factor has protein sequence MHTILIVEDDDKIASMLKEHIEKYEYRAHIAEQFDDIKKEFIKCQPHLVLLDINLPRFDGFYWCRQIRTISLCPIIFISARSHEMNQIMAIENGGDDYITKPFHFDLVMAKIKSLLRRTYGPYAAPAEPHVYEVSGLYLLYDRHVVQWKEKTIELTKKEFTLLERLAKKSGKIVSREELLESLWDGTEFVDDNTLSVNITRVRKKLQQIGIEQAIETVRGVGYKLVETWRDS, from the coding sequence ATGCATACGATTTTGATTGTCGAAGATGATGATAAAATCGCCTCCATGCTCAAAGAGCATATTGAGAAATATGAATATCGAGCACATATTGCGGAACAGTTTGACGACATAAAAAAGGAATTTATAAAATGTCAGCCTCATCTTGTACTGCTCGACATTAATCTGCCTCGATTTGACGGTTTTTATTGGTGCCGGCAAATCCGCACGATTTCCCTTTGCCCCATTATTTTCATCTCCGCGCGCAGCCATGAAATGAACCAAATTATGGCCATTGAAAACGGCGGAGATGATTATATTACCAAGCCGTTTCATTTTGATCTGGTCATGGCAAAAATCAAAAGTTTACTGCGGCGAACATACGGTCCTTATGCTGCTCCTGCAGAGCCCCATGTATATGAAGTATCAGGATTGTACTTGTTATATGATCGACATGTCGTTCAATGGAAAGAGAAAACGATCGAGCTAACAAAAAAGGAGTTTACTTTATTAGAACGGTTGGCGAAAAAATCCGGAAAAATTGTATCTCGCGAAGAACTGCTCGAGTCATTGTGGGATGGTACGGAATTTGTCGACGATAATACACTATCCGTCAATATTACACGCGTTCGCAAAAAACTGCAGCAAATTGGAATCGAACAAGCAATTGAAACGGTTCGCGGAGTCGGTTATAAATTAGTAGAAACATGGAGGGATTCATAA
- the trmL gene encoding tRNA (uridine(34)/cytosine(34)/5-carboxymethylaminomethyluridine(34)-2'-O)-methyltransferase TrmL has protein sequence MPLHVVLYQPEIPANTGNIARTCAATDTALHLIRPLGFSTDDKMLKRAGLDYWPYVNISYYDSLDELFEQYPHGEFYFITKFGKKYYDSFDFSDTEKDLFFVFGRETTGLPKDLLEANMDRCLRIPMNDKVRSLNLSNTAAILVYEALRQQKFNGLF, from the coding sequence ATGCCACTACATGTAGTATTGTACCAGCCAGAAATTCCAGCAAATACGGGAAATATCGCCCGTACCTGTGCAGCAACAGACACAGCGCTTCATTTGATTCGTCCGCTCGGCTTTTCAACGGATGATAAAATGCTAAAGCGTGCAGGGCTCGACTATTGGCCATATGTTAATATTTCTTATTATGATTCATTAGATGAGTTATTTGAACAGTATCCGCACGGAGAATTTTACTTTATTACGAAGTTTGGCAAAAAATACTATGATTCCTTTGATTTTAGCGATACCGAAAAAGATCTTTTCTTTGTGTTTGGCCGGGAAACGACGGGATTGCCGAAAGATTTGCTGGAGGCGAATATGGATCGTTGCCTGCGCATTCCAATGAACGACAAAGTCCGCTCCTTAAATTTATCCAATACAGCGGCGATTTTGGTGTATGAAGCATTGCGCCAGCAAAAATTTAACGGTTTATTTTAA